The Musa acuminata AAA Group cultivar baxijiao chromosome BXJ2-2, Cavendish_Baxijiao_AAA, whole genome shotgun sequence genome has a segment encoding these proteins:
- the LOC103975630 gene encoding lysine-rich arabinogalactan protein 19-like, giving the protein MDRLTALAIAIAVLGLALSSAAAQSPASSPTATPPTSSSTSAAPAKHTTPVPVAAPAASPTKSTAPAPAVPSPLASTAPAPVAAPLSSVPSASPPTASPPSDAVPPPTPVPLNSPPSPPPALPPPEPATAPPKPAEVPAASPPKPKKKGVTPASSPVATTTPSTPASSPSSEAASPGPSGSAADTSGAASGVGKMMSSVAVLAVAILVI; this is encoded by the exons ATGGATCGGCTCACCGCTCTCGCCATCGCCATCGCCGTCCTCGGCCTCGCCCTCTCCTCCGCTGCCGCCCAGTCGCCGGCCTCCTCACCAACTGCTACCCCtcccacctcctcctccacctccgcgGCCCCCGCCAAACACACCACCCCCGTCCCCGTCGCAGCCCCCGCTGCTTCCCCCACCAAGTCCACCGCCCCCGCCCCCGCCGTTCCATCACCCCTCGCATCCACTGCCCCAGCTCCAGTAGCTGCACCCCTCTCCTCCGTTCCCTCTGCGTCTCCTCCCACCGCGTCCCCTCCTTCCGACGCTGTCCCTCCGCCCACGCCTGTCCCCCTCAACTCACCACCTAGCCCTCCACCTGCATTGCCTCCCCCCGAGCCGGCAACGGCCCCTCCGAAACCCGCCGAGGTCCCGGCGGCGTCACCACCGAAACCGAAAAAGAAGGGCGTCACCCCGGCCTCGTCGCCAGTAGCAACCACAACGCCGTCGACACCAGCTTCGTCCCCATCTTCCGAGGCAGCCTCCCCCGGGCCCAGTGGTTCTGCTGCTGACACG AGCGGAGCAGCGAGCGGCGTGGGGAAGATGATGAGCTCGGTGGCGGTGCTGGCCGTTGCCATTTTGGTCATTTAG